One Novipirellula galeiformis DNA window includes the following coding sequences:
- a CDS encoding helix-turn-helix transcriptional regulator, which translates to MARNEQLIRQHKLLQLLETSRFGKTLDELREDLVSDLGLTTLHERTVRRDVEALQAAGFDIQSETLERGKVFKLGRNNKGVHEIGISATELIALSIGRELLYPLLGTQYWRGIETFWNKVRDVIPDGVFEHYDRYRKTLYVFGSPNKTYEQHEGMLKTINRAVLEHRVLEIQYASVGKPVSTRRIEPYGLAVYQSSIYVIATAPEVKEPSQRLRNWKLDRFRHAVALDEYFKPDPSIELADRLGRSIGIFSGESPTMVRIRLGERAAAWVSEDPWHPEQQMELQDDGTSILTVPASHPREVLPKVLSLGVDAEVLEPKEFRDAVAEAVQAMAAKY; encoded by the coding sequence ATGGCACGTAACGAACAACTCATTCGTCAACACAAGCTACTTCAGCTCTTAGAGACGTCGCGGTTTGGCAAGACGCTCGATGAATTGAGGGAAGATCTTGTCAGCGACCTGGGGTTAACGACCCTTCACGAGCGAACCGTACGACGGGATGTCGAGGCATTACAGGCCGCCGGTTTTGATATCCAATCGGAGACGCTCGAACGAGGCAAGGTCTTTAAACTGGGGCGGAACAACAAGGGCGTGCACGAGATCGGTATCTCGGCAACGGAGTTGATTGCGCTTTCCATCGGACGCGAGTTGCTCTATCCCCTCTTAGGCACTCAATATTGGCGTGGGATCGAGACGTTTTGGAACAAAGTTCGCGATGTCATCCCCGATGGCGTCTTTGAGCACTACGATCGATATCGGAAAACGTTGTACGTGTTCGGCTCCCCCAATAAGACTTACGAGCAGCACGAAGGGATGCTCAAAACGATCAATCGTGCCGTGCTGGAGCATCGAGTCCTCGAAATCCAGTACGCCTCGGTGGGGAAACCCGTCTCGACGCGGCGAATCGAACCCTACGGATTGGCGGTCTATCAAAGCAGTATCTATGTGATCGCCACGGCGCCCGAGGTCAAAGAACCGAGCCAGCGACTGCGGAATTGGAAGCTCGATCGTTTTCGCCATGCAGTTGCACTGGATGAATACTTCAAACCCGATCCGAGCATCGAGTTGGCCGATCGACTGGGGCGAAGTATCGGCATTTTTTCGGGCGAGTCTCCGACGATGGTGCGAATTCGCCTGGGCGAACGGGCCGCAGCCTGGGTCAGCGAAGATCCCTGGCATCCCGAGCAACAAATGGAACTGCAAGACGATGGAACCTCGATCTTGACCGTGCCGGCATCGCATCCGCGAGAGGTGCTACCGAAAGTGTTGTCGTTGGGGGTGGACGCCGAAGTGCTAGAGCCAAAAGAATTCCGCGATGCGGTCGCCGAAGCAGTGCAAGCAATGGCGGCGAAGTACTGA
- a CDS encoding 2-hydroxyacid dehydrogenase: MSDLPKIFLTRELPPSSMKQLRERSQLTMNHEDRALTKQELIAGLQGVDGLLCQLTDIIDDEVLGANPNLKVVSNFAVGFNNVDIASASKRNIAVTNTPGVLSDSTADMAWALMFAVARRVVEGDRFVRAGRWEGWAPLQYLGLDISGATLGLVGLGRIGRAMIPRAMGFNMKVLYWNRTRMDIAEEHELGVEYAELDELLAQSDFVSLHVALSEGTKHLINEQRLGQMKPTAYLINTARGPVVDEKALVQALQSNVIAGAGLDVFENEPKLEPALYDLENAVLAPHLGSATIATRSKMGELAIENCLAGCAGKRPPNLVNPDYDDA, translated from the coding sequence ATGAGCGATCTCCCCAAAATCTTTCTCACCCGCGAACTGCCGCCATCGAGTATGAAGCAACTGCGGGAACGTTCACAGTTGACAATGAATCACGAGGACCGGGCGTTAACCAAGCAAGAGCTGATCGCGGGCCTCCAAGGAGTGGACGGCTTGCTGTGTCAGTTGACCGACATCATCGACGATGAAGTTCTGGGGGCCAATCCAAACCTGAAGGTGGTTTCCAATTTTGCCGTCGGATTTAACAACGTCGATATCGCGTCGGCGAGCAAACGAAACATCGCCGTCACCAACACCCCTGGGGTGCTGAGCGATTCGACCGCCGATATGGCGTGGGCATTGATGTTCGCGGTCGCGCGGCGAGTGGTCGAAGGAGATCGTTTTGTGCGTGCGGGACGCTGGGAAGGCTGGGCTCCGCTGCAGTACCTCGGGTTGGATATCAGCGGCGCCACGCTGGGGCTAGTTGGATTAGGGCGGATTGGCCGCGCGATGATCCCTCGCGCCATGGGATTCAACATGAAGGTGCTGTATTGGAACCGTACGCGAATGGACATCGCTGAAGAGCATGAACTGGGAGTGGAGTACGCCGAACTCGACGAATTACTCGCCCAAAGTGACTTTGTTTCGCTGCATGTCGCGTTAAGTGAAGGGACAAAACATCTGATCAACGAACAGCGACTCGGGCAAATGAAGCCAACCGCCTATCTGATCAATACGGCGCGCGGTCCCGTCGTGGATGAAAAAGCATTGGTGCAAGCTCTTCAATCGAATGTGATTGCCGGCGCTGGATTGGACGTATTTGAAAACGAACCGAAACTGGAACCAGCGCTCTACGATTTAGAGAACGCCGTCCTTGCCCCGCATCTCGGCAGCGCCACGATTGCCACCCGCAGCAAAATGGGTGAATTGGCCATCGAAAATTGTTTGGCGGGGTGTGCCGGAAAACGTCCACCCAATTTGGTGAACCCCGATTACGACGACGCGTGA
- a CDS encoding AAA family ATPase → MNDNDDARMIGLLRRVIRDCGKLYHHCAQWMVRRYPNLIEGNPDRFVELMEDLHRGLLIKVYVTIVRADDRWTGAEKRVAAAMIEYLWGEQLRGGQLREAATGLFQQADLLSWESLVAPFVRYAPLADSKVQVETIVMRLANLVAKCDGQTMPEESVVLHTLQRDLDMALHPANPAATLAPLGNASSEGPSATAYQHEQQQAYAHASETAAPESSADRERRLQAAMKELESLIGLQSVKNRVRSYANFLRLQQQRNDSGLATMPISLHMTFIGNPGTGKTTVARIVGQILGALGTLPIGHLIETDRSGLVAEYAGQTAPKTNKLCDSAKGGVLFIDEAYSLVDASGDDAYGREAVQALLKRMEDDRDSFAVILAGYSGEMGKMIRSNPGLSSRINTKIEFEDYTATELAKIFQAMCQQNQYKLPSESRHRLLVGFQHLYENRDRHFGNGRLVRNAFEDTVRRLADRVAEIPQLTESLLTVLVGSDISLPGVSQAKLDALIATPHCLRIDCGGCERKVRIMPASLGVRVRCKKCEHIQMADWAEVRWNETA, encoded by the coding sequence ATGAACGATAACGACGATGCCCGCATGATTGGTCTGCTGCGTCGCGTGATTCGCGACTGCGGCAAACTCTACCACCACTGTGCCCAGTGGATGGTGCGGCGCTATCCGAATCTCATCGAAGGGAATCCGGATCGGTTCGTGGAACTCATGGAGGATCTGCACCGTGGCTTGCTGATCAAGGTCTACGTGACGATCGTTCGCGCCGACGACCGCTGGACGGGGGCCGAAAAACGGGTTGCCGCCGCGATGATCGAATATCTGTGGGGGGAACAGCTCCGCGGCGGTCAGTTGCGTGAAGCAGCAACAGGGCTTTTCCAACAGGCCGACCTGCTGTCTTGGGAATCGCTTGTCGCTCCCTTCGTCCGCTATGCACCGTTGGCCGACAGCAAGGTGCAAGTCGAAACGATCGTGATGCGATTGGCGAATTTGGTCGCGAAATGTGACGGGCAAACGATGCCCGAGGAATCCGTTGTCCTGCACACGCTACAACGTGATCTCGACATGGCACTGCATCCGGCTAACCCCGCTGCGACACTTGCTCCGCTCGGAAACGCTTCCTCCGAAGGTCCCTCGGCAACGGCCTACCAACACGAGCAGCAGCAGGCTTACGCCCACGCTAGCGAAACCGCGGCCCCCGAAAGCTCCGCCGATCGAGAGCGGCGTTTGCAAGCCGCAATGAAAGAGCTCGAGTCATTGATCGGATTGCAAAGCGTGAAAAATCGTGTTCGCAGCTATGCCAACTTTCTGCGTCTACAACAACAACGCAACGATTCGGGCTTGGCGACGATGCCGATCAGTTTGCACATGACCTTCATCGGCAACCCCGGAACCGGCAAGACGACGGTCGCGCGGATCGTCGGCCAAATCTTAGGCGCACTCGGAACGTTGCCGATCGGGCATCTGATCGAAACCGATCGTAGCGGATTGGTCGCCGAATACGCTGGCCAAACCGCACCGAAAACGAACAAACTCTGCGACTCGGCCAAAGGGGGCGTGTTGTTTATCGATGAAGCCTACAGTCTCGTCGACGCCTCGGGGGACGACGCGTACGGACGCGAAGCGGTTCAGGCGCTGCTCAAACGCATGGAAGACGATCGCGACTCGTTTGCCGTGATCTTGGCAGGGTACAGCGGCGAGATGGGCAAGATGATCCGCAGCAATCCAGGGCTCTCCTCGCGGATCAACACCAAGATCGAATTCGAAGACTACACGGCCACCGAGCTCGCCAAAATCTTCCAAGCGATGTGCCAGCAGAACCAGTACAAACTGCCTAGCGAGTCGCGTCATCGGTTGCTGGTCGGATTTCAACACCTCTATGAAAATCGTGACCGTCACTTTGGCAATGGCCGCTTGGTCCGCAACGCATTCGAGGACACGGTCCGCCGATTGGCCGACCGTGTTGCCGAAATCCCTCAGTTGACCGAGTCGTTGTTGACCGTTCTGGTTGGTAGCGATATCAGTCTGCCGGGCGTTTCCCAAGCCAAGCTTGATGCCTTGATCGCAACCCCACATTGCTTGCGAATCGATTGCGGCGGATGTGAACGCAAAGTGCGGATCATGCCCGCTTCGCTTGGTGTTCGGGTTCGCTGTAAAAAATGTGAGCACATTCAAATGGCGGACTGGGCCGAGGTCCGCTGGAATGAGACGGCGTAA
- a CDS encoding peptide MFS transporter: protein MSADASANPTRSDADLHEGQSTLFGHPTGLYTLFFAEMWERFSYYGMRALLILYMIKGFLKYGDEQAYTVYGAYTALVYMTPFFGGMLADRILGQRRAVILGAVLMSAGHLLMTYEAQWPFFVALSLLIVGNGFFKPNISTIVGTLYPKGSGKRDGGFTIFYMGINLGAAMSPLLCGYIGETYGWHYGFGLATFGMLAGLAVFVMPTRVTQGLIALGAIASAGGMLVFRPDNPWTTAVNVFVAIALLAAGTIACIALSRGGLSADKGRRPEGMDGRHDWKVYLGTLIAIPILTLLVSGFSPLTEDGKSLQLISNETIADFTGDAQQDASAPVKAVRNIAAVFMKEISKPAGLVLTVIGVIAFGYLILQTFQLDRIPRQRMIVALVLIFFQMLFFAFFEQAGSSVNLFTDRNVDRVVETEIVTDAMVGQTVSIEPTQEQIGYEWKEGVIFSLSDLDQLRAEHADSHFQIDWTIRESNLGMGIASRESELPTSLFQSVNPIFILLLGLVFSTLWTQLRMRNLDPSSPVKFALGLTLLGIGFGAFWYGAVTANGRGMVTISWLLLGYMLQTMGELCLSPVGLSTMTKLSPRHLVSTVMGGWFLATAFSQYLAAIISQLTGVSEGGDTGNVIPLPTETVHVYGGVFGTIAITAILSGLACLILSPWLSRWMHEQDER, encoded by the coding sequence ATGAGCGCTGACGCTTCCGCCAATCCCACTCGATCGGACGCCGACCTGCACGAAGGTCAATCCACTTTATTTGGGCATCCGACCGGCTTGTACACGCTGTTCTTTGCCGAAATGTGGGAGCGTTTTTCCTATTACGGGATGCGCGCGCTGCTGATCTTGTACATGATCAAAGGGTTCTTGAAGTACGGCGACGAGCAAGCCTATACGGTTTATGGAGCCTACACCGCCCTGGTTTACATGACGCCCTTTTTTGGCGGAATGTTGGCTGACCGTATCTTGGGGCAACGCCGCGCCGTGATTCTCGGCGCCGTGCTCATGTCTGCGGGTCATTTGCTGATGACCTACGAAGCTCAGTGGCCTTTCTTTGTCGCCCTTTCGCTATTGATTGTGGGCAACGGTTTTTTCAAGCCGAATATTTCGACCATCGTGGGAACGCTATATCCCAAGGGCAGTGGCAAACGCGACGGTGGGTTTACGATCTTCTATATGGGGATCAATCTGGGGGCGGCGATGAGCCCGCTGCTGTGTGGCTATATTGGCGAGACGTATGGGTGGCATTACGGTTTCGGGCTGGCCACCTTCGGTATGCTGGCTGGTTTGGCAGTCTTCGTCATGCCCACTCGGGTGACGCAAGGCTTGATCGCGTTGGGCGCGATTGCGAGCGCGGGAGGCATGCTCGTTTTTCGCCCCGATAATCCCTGGACGACCGCCGTCAACGTTTTCGTGGCCATCGCATTGTTGGCTGCTGGGACAATCGCTTGCATCGCCCTTTCACGCGGCGGTTTGAGTGCGGACAAAGGGCGACGACCCGAGGGGATGGATGGTCGTCATGATTGGAAGGTCTACCTCGGGACGTTGATTGCGATTCCCATTCTCACCCTGTTGGTGAGTGGTTTTTCCCCGCTCACCGAAGACGGTAAGTCGCTCCAATTGATCTCTAACGAAACGATCGCGGATTTTACGGGCGACGCCCAGCAAGACGCGTCCGCGCCGGTCAAAGCGGTGCGCAACATCGCCGCTGTGTTTATGAAAGAGATCAGCAAGCCGGCCGGGCTCGTTTTGACGGTGATCGGAGTCATTGCCTTTGGCTACTTGATTTTGCAAACGTTCCAATTGGATCGCATTCCACGCCAGCGCATGATTGTCGCGTTGGTGTTGATTTTCTTTCAGATGTTATTTTTCGCGTTCTTTGAACAAGCCGGCAGCAGCGTGAACCTGTTCACCGACCGCAATGTGGACCGCGTTGTTGAAACCGAGATCGTGACCGACGCGATGGTGGGCCAAACGGTCTCGATTGAGCCGACCCAGGAGCAAATCGGTTACGAGTGGAAAGAGGGAGTCATCTTCTCGCTTTCGGATCTCGATCAATTGCGCGCCGAACATGCCGACAGTCATTTTCAGATTGATTGGACGATTCGAGAAAGCAATCTCGGCATGGGGATCGCCTCGCGCGAGTCCGAACTGCCGACGAGTCTGTTTCAATCGGTGAACCCCATTTTCATCTTGTTGCTTGGGCTGGTTTTCTCGACCTTGTGGACGCAGTTGCGAATGCGGAATCTGGACCCCTCCTCGCCGGTCAAATTTGCGCTCGGGTTGACCCTGCTGGGGATCGGCTTTGGTGCGTTCTGGTACGGCGCCGTCACTGCGAATGGACGGGGGATGGTAACGATTAGCTGGTTATTGCTGGGCTATATGTTGCAAACGATGGGCGAATTGTGCCTCAGCCCCGTCGGGCTTTCGACGATGACGAAGCTCAGCCCGCGACATCTCGTCAGCACCGTGATGGGCGGTTGGTTCTTGGCGACCGCATTTAGCCAGTACTTAGCGGCAATTATCTCTCAATTAACCGGAGTCAGTGAAGGAGGCGATACGGGCAATGTCATTCCGCTGCCTACCGAGACCGTCCACGTGTACGGCGGTGTGTTTGGAACGATTGCCATTACCGCAATCCTCTCGGGGCTGGCTTGTTTGATTTTGTCACCTTGGCTAAGCCGTTGGATGCACGAGCAGGATGAACGATAA
- a CDS encoding GGDEF domain-containing protein: protein MTGNLILTLVGIASGLVLLAVGLALGFRFGRKQSQMAGEAMSKNDRERVLQMLHELGAWTNEYSGSVSQYQDRLGELSSAVRIDAKSNQAAPKIVALLKQIMDSNEQLQTRLESAERQLDKQTKQIESYLTEARTDALTGLYNRRAFDQKLDELFLAFRNGGRSFSLALVDIDHFKNFNDTHGHQVGDQVLQQVAKILRVELDDAVIVTRFGGEEFAILMTRPLKFAAEKMNQVRKTMASHPMDVGSQSLTIAISVGLSEPRDDLVASPVVRRADEALYTAKNFGRNRVYYHDGKATTLVGAPEVAKR from the coding sequence ATGACGGGAAACCTAATCCTAACCTTGGTCGGAATTGCTTCGGGCCTTGTACTGCTCGCGGTCGGTCTGGCATTGGGTTTTCGATTCGGACGCAAACAGAGTCAAATGGCGGGGGAGGCGATGTCTAAAAACGACCGCGAACGCGTCCTGCAAATGCTGCACGAATTGGGGGCGTGGACCAACGAGTACTCGGGCAGTGTCTCGCAATACCAGGATCGTTTGGGCGAACTGAGCAGCGCGGTGCGGATCGATGCCAAGTCGAATCAAGCCGCCCCCAAAATCGTCGCCTTGCTGAAGCAGATTATGGACAGCAACGAGCAATTGCAAACGCGACTCGAGTCTGCCGAGCGTCAGCTCGATAAGCAAACCAAGCAAATCGAAAGCTACTTGACCGAAGCACGCACCGACGCGCTAACCGGCTTGTACAACCGCCGGGCCTTCGATCAGAAGCTCGATGAACTGTTCTTGGCCTTTCGCAATGGTGGCCGCTCGTTCTCGCTCGCCTTGGTCGACATCGATCACTTTAAAAACTTTAACGATACTCATGGGCATCAAGTCGGTGACCAGGTGCTTCAGCAAGTTGCCAAGATCCTTCGCGTGGAACTCGACGATGCGGTGATTGTGACTCGCTTTGGTGGTGAAGAGTTTGCGATTTTGATGACTCGGCCACTTAAGTTTGCCGCTGAAAAGATGAACCAAGTTCGCAAGACGATGGCGTCGCATCCCATGGATGTTGGAAGCCAGTCGTTGACGATTGCGATTAGCGTCGGTTTGAGCGAACCGCGAGACGATCTTGTCGCCAGCCCCGTCGTGCGCCGTGCTGATGAAGCGCTGTACACCGCCAAAAACTTTGGTCGCAACCGAGTCTATTACCACGATGGCAAAGCCACCACCCTGGTCGGCGCCCCCGAAGTCGCCAAACGCTAG
- the glgC gene encoding glucose-1-phosphate adenylyltransferase has translation MRDTLTVILAGGRGSRLEPLTRDRAKPAVPFGGLYRIIDFVLSNALNSGMRRMLLLTQYKAQSLDRHINLAWRNYFCRELGEFIDVVPPQQRIDNNWYQGTADAVYQNIYAIESEQPKDVVILAGDHIYKMNYKPMVEFHRKMGADITIGALRVSRDEAKQFGVMQVDLDNRLTGFQEKPSDPISTPDDPDVCLASMGIYVFNARFLFEQLCDDATRTDSDHDFGKNIIPAAIQDHAVYAFPFLDENRKRDAYWRDVGTIDAYYEANMDLVGVDPLLNLYDQHWPIRSFQPMLPPPKFVFGSEGNSSRRGEALDSLVCQGAILSGGSVARSIVGPNVRINSYAHVEDSILFEGVEVGRRCRLRRVIVDKGVRIPPETEIGYDPAADAARGFTVTDSGLVVIARGEQLESSQTPDIAHS, from the coding sequence ATGCGAGATACTTTGACGGTCATCTTGGCCGGGGGGCGCGGTTCGCGTTTGGAGCCGTTGACGCGGGATAGAGCAAAGCCTGCGGTGCCATTCGGCGGGTTGTATCGAATCATCGACTTTGTGCTAAGCAATGCGCTCAACAGCGGCATGCGGCGAATGTTGTTATTGACTCAATATAAGGCTCAGTCGCTCGACCGTCACATCAACTTGGCGTGGCGTAATTACTTCTGCCGCGAGCTCGGCGAGTTCATCGACGTGGTCCCGCCGCAGCAGCGGATCGACAACAATTGGTACCAAGGCACCGCCGACGCCGTTTACCAAAACATCTACGCGATCGAGAGTGAACAACCCAAGGACGTGGTCATCTTGGCGGGGGACCACATCTACAAGATGAACTACAAGCCGATGGTCGAATTCCATCGCAAAATGGGGGCTGATATTACGATCGGGGCGCTTCGCGTCAGTCGTGACGAGGCGAAGCAATTCGGAGTCATGCAAGTCGACTTGGACAACCGCTTGACCGGATTTCAAGAAAAACCGTCTGATCCGATCTCCACTCCCGATGATCCCGATGTTTGTCTCGCATCGATGGGGATCTATGTCTTCAACGCACGGTTCCTTTTTGAACAATTGTGCGATGATGCAACGCGGACCGATAGCGACCATGACTTCGGTAAAAACATCATTCCTGCGGCGATTCAAGACCACGCCGTTTATGCCTTCCCATTCTTGGACGAGAACCGCAAACGTGACGCCTACTGGCGCGACGTCGGCACGATCGATGCCTACTACGAAGCCAATATGGACCTCGTCGGTGTCGATCCGTTGTTGAATTTGTACGACCAACATTGGCCGATTCGTTCCTTTCAACCGATGCTGCCTCCCCCCAAGTTTGTGTTCGGAAGCGAAGGCAACTCATCGCGACGTGGCGAGGCGCTCGATTCGCTGGTCTGCCAAGGGGCGATCCTCAGCGGCGGAAGCGTGGCCCGCAGCATTGTGGGGCCCAACGTTCGTATCAACAGCTACGCACACGTCGAGGACAGCATCCTCTTCGAAGGGGTCGAAGTTGGGCGTCGATGTCGTCTGCGCCGCGTGATCGTTGACAAGGGAGTCCGCATCCCTCCCGAAACCGAAATCGGTTATGATCCGGCGGCCGATGCGGCCCGTGGCTTCACGGTGACCGATAGCGGGTTGGTCGTGATCGCACGAGGAGAACAGCTCGAGTCCTCGCAAACGCCGGATATTGCACACTCCTAA
- a CDS encoding Do family serine endopeptidase, which translates to MDNFWKRTSVALGAMFFGSLLTVVVLTLPESLQRDIHAQDQPGAPIQGQHLDTAQDLSLSFRNVAESLRPSVVSISTKQTQMIRGRQSQRRALPPGFEDFFGYRPQAPQQRESEGMGSGVIVRKDGYVLTNNHVVEGADEIKVQLSDGRIVQGEMVGTDPQTDLAVIKIDLDGLQPVLLGSSDDIRVGDWVLAIGSPFGLDQTVTAGIISGKNRVQGIVDDGNGFEDFLQTDAAINPGNSGGPLVNLQGELVGINTAILSRSGASAGIGFAIPVSLAKPVLESIIESGQVRRGFLGAQVVDVTPESVRKFNLSVNSGALIGGLLENQPAAKAGLQPGDVVTTLDGRPVRSGTQLRNYIASRPPGAAVEMGIIRNGEKSQVTVQLQERTDAAMAMFGAGSIFGADLVPVTPETAREYGYEELRSGLIVTSVEDGSVAAQGELQVGDVIESAANIQVSSVDQLSMILAESQKQQQPLRLVVRRGNSRMLLVVR; encoded by the coding sequence ATGGACAATTTCTGGAAGCGAACAAGCGTTGCGTTGGGAGCAATGTTCTTTGGTTCGCTGTTGACGGTGGTCGTTTTGACTTTGCCAGAGTCGCTGCAACGCGACATTCATGCGCAAGATCAACCAGGTGCGCCGATTCAAGGCCAACACCTTGATACAGCACAAGACCTCTCACTCTCGTTTCGCAATGTTGCCGAATCGTTGCGGCCCAGCGTCGTCAGTATCAGCACCAAGCAAACACAAATGATTCGCGGTCGCCAGAGTCAACGCCGAGCGTTGCCGCCGGGTTTCGAAGACTTTTTCGGTTACCGCCCCCAAGCCCCACAACAGCGTGAGTCGGAAGGAATGGGCAGCGGCGTGATCGTTCGCAAGGACGGCTACGTGTTGACCAACAACCATGTGGTGGAGGGTGCTGACGAGATCAAAGTCCAACTCAGCGATGGGCGAATCGTTCAAGGGGAAATGGTCGGTACCGACCCGCAAACCGATTTGGCCGTGATCAAGATCGACCTGGATGGGTTGCAACCGGTATTGCTGGGAAGCTCGGACGATATCCGTGTGGGCGATTGGGTCTTGGCGATCGGCAGCCCATTTGGATTGGATCAAACCGTTACTGCGGGAATCATCAGCGGAAAGAACCGCGTGCAAGGCATCGTCGATGACGGAAACGGTTTCGAAGATTTTTTGCAGACCGATGCGGCGATCAACCCCGGTAACTCGGGTGGCCCGCTGGTGAATTTGCAAGGCGAACTCGTGGGCATCAATACCGCGATCCTGTCCCGCAGTGGCGCAAGCGCAGGGATTGGTTTTGCGATTCCCGTTTCGCTGGCCAAACCCGTGCTCGAATCGATCATTGAATCGGGCCAAGTGCGGCGTGGTTTCCTGGGCGCCCAGGTGGTCGATGTGACTCCCGAGAGCGTCCGCAAATTCAACCTTTCGGTCAACTCGGGGGCATTGATTGGTGGGTTATTGGAAAACCAGCCCGCGGCCAAGGCAGGGCTGCAACCGGGCGACGTGGTGACGACGCTCGACGGCCGTCCGGTCCGCTCGGGAACGCAATTGCGAAACTACATTGCCAGCCGTCCACCGGGAGCCGCCGTGGAAATGGGAATCATCCGCAACGGAGAGAAATCGCAAGTCACGGTCCAATTGCAGGAACGCACCGATGCGGCCATGGCCATGTTCGGTGCGGGCTCGATCTTCGGTGCGGATCTAGTCCCCGTCACTCCGGAAACCGCCCGCGAGTACGGCTACGAAGAGCTGCGAAGCGGCTTGATCGTGACCAGCGTCGAGGATGGCAGCGTTGCAGCGCAAGGCGAGTTGCAAGTGGGCGATGTGATTGAATCGGCGGCGAACATCCAAGTCTCCTCGGTCGATCAATTGTCGATGATTTTGGCGGAATCGCAAAAACAGCAACAACCCTTGCGATTGGTCGTCCGCCGCGGCAACTCGCGGATGCTGCTGGTGGTACGCTAA